In Campylobacter vicugnae, a genomic segment contains:
- the lspA gene encoding signal peptidase II translates to MSRVILRFLSYFAVVFAIDQLIKWVFLHGFRYHGSFVDLILVYNKGVAFSMLSFLGANLKYLQLGLIALLLGYLLGQKELLRSHTAAFGLILGGGCSNILDRFIHPGVVDYIFWHKWFEFAVFNFADIMINLGVAIILIQALILRKKK, encoded by the coding sequence ATGAGTAGAGTAATTTTACGATTTTTAAGCTATTTTGCTGTAGTTTTTGCTATTGATCAGCTTATCAAATGGGTCTTTTTGCACGGTTTTAGATACCATGGTAGTTTTGTCGATTTAATACTTGTATATAATAAAGGTGTAGCATTTTCTATGCTATCGTTTTTAGGAGCGAATTTAAAATATCTCCAGCTAGGATTGATTGCACTTTTGCTTGGATATTTATTAGGGCAAAAGGAGCTTTTAAGATCGCATACAGCTGCATTTGGTTTGATTTTAGGTGGAGGATGTTCTAATATTTTAGATAGATTCATCCATCCTGGTGTAGTAGATTATATATTTTGGCATAAGTGGTTTGAGTTTGCTGTGTTTAACTTTGCTGATATTATGATAAATTTAGGCGTAGCTATAATCTTAATCCAAGCTCTAATTTTAAGAAAGAAAAAATAA
- a CDS encoding NINE protein: protein MGRNVYIAYFLWIFLPYFSVHRFYCGKILSAVLQLLIFWIGSATAIFLVGYIFLGIWLIWWLLDAFFIHKWIARINDIESLQNSISSSKNLENIETLYELYKSGAISYEEYLSRKDSILKNI, encoded by the coding sequence ATGGGACGTAATGTATATATTGCCTATTTTTTATGGATTTTTCTCCCCTATTTTAGCGTACATAGATTTTATTGCGGTAAAATTTTAAGTGCTGTTTTGCAACTTTTAATATTTTGGATTGGGAGTGCCACAGCAATATTTTTAGTTGGTTATATATTTTTGGGAATTTGGTTGATATGGTGGCTATTAGATGCCTTTTTTATTCATAAATGGATTGCTAGGATAAATGATATAGAATCCTTACAAAATAGCATAAGCAGTAGTAAAAATTTAGAAAATATAGAGACACTATACGAACTATATAAAAGTGGAGCTATAAGTTATGAAGAGTATCTTAGTAGAAAAGATTCTATTTTGAAAAATATTTAA
- a CDS encoding CopD family protein, producing MEYETYLWVKWLHYAAFISWMAMLFYLPRLFVYHAEHIANNGFCDVVKIQESKLFHGIGWIAMIITIASGLFILIDAKPELMKQGYFHMKLLCAVILVIYHFSLGYFMKQFKENRCTKSGKFFRMYNEVPTIIMFVILYAMLVKANLA from the coding sequence ATGGAATACGAAACCTATTTATGGGTAAAATGGCTACACTATGCTGCTTTTATATCGTGGATGGCAATGCTTTTTTATCTACCTAGACTATTTGTCTATCACGCTGAACATATAGCAAATAATGGCTTTTGCGATGTGGTTAAAATTCAAGAGTCCAAACTATTTCATGGAATTGGCTGGATTGCGATGATTATTACGATAGCTTCAGGATTATTTATCTTAATTGATGCTAAACCTGAGCTAATGAAGCAAGGGTATTTTCATATGAAATTACTTTGTGCTGTGATTTTAGTGATTTATCACTTTAGTCTTGGGTATTTTATGAAACAATTTAAAGAAAATCGCTGCACAAAAAGCGGTAAATTCTTTAGAATGTATAATGAAGTCCCTACAATTATAATGTTTGTTATCCTATATGCTATGCTTGTAAAGGCAAATTTGGCATAA
- a CDS encoding tyrosine-type recombinase/integrase, which translates to MKNKRFITDSQLKAITLPLDTKELIIKDESTPNLIVRISPQTKSFIFRAKIDGKMKQYKIGQYPLISLATARQEAIKLKAQITQDIDPTLKELTFNEVAQMWLKYKSKQNLATFQKIQGRLNNHIIPKLGNIKIQDLKRDKLIKCVLELELKDNRGDGYETKTKIFGILKDILKFIAIHGLIHDYISPLADLNFSDICKDKHTTTHHRYIQEPKRLKEFLDAIENYKGNILTKYALKMGVYTALRSQTLRTLKWEYIDYTKEIINIPKEQMKTKKPFILPLTNQIKAILKELEPYKLGKYLFSINANVMSDGTLSKAIRKMGFRDDTDFHGLRGLFSTICNEHTQEHGLSPEIIELCLAHADTNQIRNAYNHSERLNEKTQLMKWYNDYIDKIRDELK; encoded by the coding sequence ATGAAAAATAAAAGATTTATAACAGACAGCCAACTAAAAGCTATCACCCTACCACTAGATACAAAAGAGCTAATAATCAAAGATGAGAGCACACCCAACCTAATAGTAAGAATTAGCCCACAAACAAAATCTTTTATTTTTAGGGCTAAAATAGATGGTAAGATGAAGCAATATAAAATAGGCCAATATCCGCTAATCTCACTAGCCACCGCAAGGCAAGAAGCCATAAAATTAAAAGCCCAAATAACTCAAGATATTGACCCAACGCTAAAAGAGCTAACCTTCAACGAAGTAGCACAAATGTGGCTAAAATACAAATCCAAACAAAATTTAGCAACTTTTCAAAAAATACAAGGCAGATTAAATAACCATATAATCCCAAAGCTAGGCAATATCAAAATCCAAGATTTAAAGCGAGATAAGCTTATTAAATGCGTTTTAGAATTAGAATTAAAAGATAATAGGGGCGATGGATACGAGACTAAAACCAAGATTTTTGGGATATTAAAAGATATTTTGAAATTTATAGCAATCCACGGATTAATTCACGACTATATAAGCCCATTAGCCGATTTAAATTTTAGTGATATTTGTAAAGATAAGCACACCACCACCCACCACCGCTACATACAAGAGCCAAAAAGGCTTAAAGAGTTTTTAGACGCTATTGAGAATTATAAAGGCAATATCCTAACAAAATACGCCCTAAAAATGGGAGTTTATACAGCCCTAAGAAGCCAAACATTACGGACGCTAAAATGGGAATATATAGACTACACAAAAGAAATTATCAATATACCAAAAGAGCAGATGAAAACCAAAAAACCATTTATACTACCATTAACCAATCAAATCAAAGCGATATTAAAAGAATTAGAGCCCTATAAGCTAGGTAAATATCTATTTAGCATTAATGCTAATGTGATGAGCGATGGGACGCTAAGTAAGGCTATAAGAAAGATGGGCTTTAGAGATGATACGGATTTTCACGGATTAAGGGGGTTATTTTCTACAATTTGCAACGAACACACACAAGAGCACGGATTAAGCCCTGAAATTATAGAGCTATGTTTAGCCCACGCAGATACCAATCAAATAAGAAACGCCTATAATCACTCTGAAAGATTAAACGAAAAAACTCAATTAATGAAGTGGTATAATGATTATATAGATAAAATAAGAGATGAATTAAAATAG
- a CDS encoding helix-turn-helix transcriptional regulator: MDNFLNTKELKKLLHIKGDATIWRYIKEGKIPQPTISLSKSHRLWDKNELLAHLVAKKDNSLAN; the protein is encoded by the coding sequence ATGGATAACTTTCTTAACACAAAAGAGCTTAAAAAATTACTACACATAAAAGGCGACGCCACCATTTGGCGATATATTAAAGAAGGCAAAATCCCACAACCTACTATAAGCCTTAGCAAAAGCCATAGATTGTGGGATAAAAACGAGCTTTTAGCCCATTTAGTAGCTAAAAAAGATAATAGCTTAGCTAATTAG
- a CDS encoding DUF3180 domain-containing protein — MNTKTYLSGWRPAGKAYVEQIKDLILARNKGFNKMVELLHKQLIRKGRIRTRSNNFYHSTLRAMVYYIRSYNIKSSSTMPYDYNDHNRLGLNQFFVGQSPYNYYNGDPGDGIYHDKVEILCMPRAVSSGVKDADEQAPSLILAETTAVEVRKSESAPDEPNLTPLYYLDYQRYFLHDNSYVLLFNHPKEFVDGKRYSLIYKVNRMAEYRYYGYSHNEATMIYHYTFHTNRYEQTTQNGKQINKRLGNGSFSYSTHLVSTETITGGDGDKEHTIIVVNANNTPINYIMDNLKMVEILDYQTFNYRVFPTDIDDNGKRTYHDWSEMLVEPPHNNYDDLKLTIQTNHKKYTLYPVGSYGGKAILNDGRILEGLANIDRSNHISNIDIRAFLTETFYTDNDMPTRGAMKWYIEWSNHYALFIKEDKGVPGWVGFAVAVFALIVTWYTGVPAAQWAVNTFTWAGAIYVAWAGAIFSGVGLFLSIMSGLGLMGAHMAKVGKIFSLVGGVINISTMISSAWAKVPATAAANASALSAKSIASSGGLSQTSALYANTGFSNASALGSNLTTSSSVMFNSNSSIMFSSGTLSNSAVTSGFGLNAGISSGLYASGNTMISPLTAIAISQPVGLTTTQIINQSLDLLSSAYKTYSDARDMFRKPNEFSDDEVPTNDDKPQINYLPMNSEYIIRRHYNISDDYDLGLQSGTLLYLPSVKDRYSN, encoded by the coding sequence ATGAATACAAAAACATATCTAAGCGGATGGAGACCTGCTGGAAAGGCTTATGTAGAGCAGATTAAAGACCTTATCTTAGCTAGAAATAAGGGATTTAATAAGATGGTAGAGCTTTTACATAAACAACTTATCAGAAAAGGTAGGATAAGAACAAGAAGCAATAACTTCTATCATTCTACTCTAAGAGCTATGGTCTATTATATACGCTCTTATAATATAAAATCTAGCTCTACAATGCCATATGATTATAACGACCATAATAGATTAGGGCTTAATCAATTTTTCGTAGGCCAAAGCCCATATAACTACTATAATGGAGACCCTGGCGATGGTATATATCACGATAAAGTAGAAATATTATGTATGCCAAGGGCTGTTAGCTCTGGCGTAAAAGATGCAGATGAGCAAGCACCTTCTTTGATACTAGCAGAGACGACTGCAGTAGAAGTAAGAAAAAGTGAAAGTGCCCCTGATGAACCAAATTTAACTCCACTATATTATCTAGATTATCAACGATATTTTTTACACGATAATAGCTATGTGCTATTATTCAATCATCCAAAAGAGTTTGTAGATGGTAAAAGATATAGCTTAATTTATAAGGTTAATAGAATGGCTGAGTATCGTTATTATGGCTATAGCCATAATGAAGCAACAATGATATATCATTATACATTTCACACTAATAGATACGAACAAACCACGCAAAACGGCAAACAAATAAATAAGCGTTTAGGCAACGGCTCATTTAGTTATTCCACGCACCTGGTTAGCACAGAAACAATAACTGGCGGTGATGGAGATAAAGAACATACTATTATAGTTGTGAATGCTAACAACACACCGATAAACTATATAATGGATAATCTTAAAATGGTAGAGATATTAGATTATCAAACATTTAATTATAGAGTTTTTCCAACAGACATAGATGACAATGGAAAGAGAACTTACCACGACTGGAGTGAAATGCTAGTGGAGCCACCACACAATAACTACGATGATTTAAAATTAACAATACAAACTAACCATAAGAAATATACACTCTATCCTGTTGGCTCATATGGTGGTAAGGCTATTTTAAATGATGGGAGAATTTTAGAAGGTTTAGCAAATATAGATAGAAGTAATCATATAAGTAATATTGACATAAGAGCTTTCTTGACTGAGACTTTTTACACTGATAATGATATGCCTACTCGTGGAGCGATGAAGTGGTATATAGAGTGGAGCAACCACTACGCTTTATTTATCAAAGAAGACAAGGGCGTCCCTGGATGGGTGGGGTTTGCTGTTGCGGTGTTTGCTCTTATAGTTACTTGGTATACTGGTGTCCCTGCTGCTCAATGGGCGGTGAATACATTTACTTGGGCTGGGGCAATTTATGTAGCTTGGGCTGGGGCTATATTTAGCGGTGTTGGGCTGTTTCTTAGTATTATGAGTGGGCTAGGACTTATGGGTGCCCATATGGCTAAGGTAGGTAAGATATTTAGTCTAGTTGGTGGTGTGATAAATATATCTACAATGATTAGTAGTGCTTGGGCGAAAGTCCCTGCTACCGCTGCTGCTAATGCGTCGGCTCTATCGGCTAAATCAATTGCTAGTAGTGGTGGTTTAAGCCAAACTAGTGCTTTATATGCCAATACTGGCTTTTCTAATGCGTCGGCTCTTGGGTCAAATCTAACTACTTCAAGTAGTGTTATGTTTAATTCTAACTCTAGCATTATGTTTAGCTCTGGGACTTTGAGTAATAGTGCCGTTACTTCTGGCTTTGGATTGAACGCTGGTATTAGCTCTGGGCTTTATGCTAGCGGTAATACTATGATATCGCCACTAACAGCTATTGCCATATCTCAACCTGTGGGGCTAACAACTACACAAATAATAAATCAATCTCTAGACCTTTTAAGCAGTGCTTATAAAACATATTCAGACGCTAGAGATATGTTTAGAAAGCCAAATGAATTTAGCGATGATGAAGTGCCAACAAACGATGATAAGCCACAAATCAACTATCTACCTATGAATAGTGAGTATATAATTCGTAGGCATTATAATATCAGCGATGATTATGATTTAGGATTACAAAGTGGCACACTGCTTTATTTGCCAAGTGTAAAAGATAGATATTCTAATTAG
- a CDS encoding putative barnase/colicin E5 family endoribonuclease, whose amino-acid sequence MENLYENFKKYANKAYNQVAPLIPFSNANQYNFNPNSNLYQNTKELNIQNDTDILNQQMANYRANQNGTFMLNALTKSDEQKQKDSIDFDNKFIDLATAKGYTPHKAIDKDGKARYAIEKDGVFKEIEPSFLNELKANSYEMLGSLAGVATALPHPLAKTAGVAGKILTPMVGSAVGSGAGAMADTYLNNKSVGENTTAEQLANSFTGGANNDILGAGLATALTSKPAINTLKGTLKVPLEVLDQGLAGVGARHILSQNIGGAETALKANLGGEYEVRNALDSAKDALGADLDNFVSKDLKTINKTSDNRYIQKGIDIANSAINKANETLKGLNIGKADAELLLSALGHENGVKNILDAVVNNPQSAQKIAKISSNLNKSFSDSINEQLAKFETQTPKDSFKNSFNQVKQDYADTKDILIKNSNYQSDFKDLNDNLATILSDTQNINTRGVFNALNGGGNLENLLNAKNAINEQLSYIMRADFKSSSDFINQKALSEAKNLIDNEINTALKNDENLINLYKSANGDYATMKNIVDSNLMSQISRDGKTSLEALNAMIKSNDNINGVTLNDFLSSLGAKDRAIAEANIIKGLMEKNSVNGVVDFRALNQSLNSLDFGSEFAKELRSQILNRQALLNNTSDILNALGNKVVKSKSMSQGISTDPLKRAETMKANLIIEKIKPLIPKLGNNEALKLHLNRAILNANGDFKLAIKNIDNIPDGNLPTPTRNLLNEFKEAVKEIEKQVVKADKKNLNNEPMAETPKSQRKQQVLGVRMNTSKEHFSSANAQTIPNQSIKEAETVAKDLTADAPSELYKAHRKAQKAKEAPKPQEPKVTTAKPTTQEPQAKSEPMATQTTKTKETTQEPTQATFDILKIDKNISDEQVETLLKEIEDKNLKVNLPLRDEEPLGKALQKDELGYSRKSLLARALNEQFLKRHKGFIERAKKTQSKAEFQKFLKENKAEVVEYIKDMVTNTLRYIDAYGEGYHFTNKSSLRRANDMILSLESGKNFYFYNKAPNKITNPAPKSNYADKLVDGNEAIQGTYKLSDEIKQDLIKSLREFVSTRQNLADNIADMKSRWWHKIKEQERLAPSVLEGDKKANNGYDENLLEALKHEHYLLNQFEKIVKSPQKTSSDLELAKNYYSFLQGDTYTKNALNEISQARQLLEQELNIRPIKEFGTNYAEFYHDGANAIKKLLTQRQGQVAGAFEREELGDIDLVWGEVTDAIKHKGYGLAHILDKRIYQYMQQGLSKEEAKQKAIELINKLPDIIKNGEIIKKPNEAIQIITDDTKIVLKSNYYGEPTNKWIVTAYERLEKDLDISAKPITKGTNSPLNSKINSTPKEIKSQDQKVEQKAGQYAKWLSQADKIAPQAPDELYKAYDKAKRT is encoded by the coding sequence ATGGAAAATCTATATGAAAATTTTAAAAAATACGCAAATAAAGCATATAATCAAGTAGCACCGCTAATCCCATTTAGCAACGCAAACCAATATAATTTTAATCCAAATAGCAACCTATACCAAAACACAAAAGAGCTTAATATACAAAATGATACCGATATTTTAAACCAACAAATGGCAAATTATAGAGCCAATCAAAATGGTACATTTATGCTAAATGCCCTTACAAAAAGCGACGAGCAAAAACAAAAAGATAGCATAGATTTTGATAATAAATTCATTGATTTAGCAACAGCTAAAGGCTACACACCGCATAAAGCTATCGATAAAGATGGCAAAGCAAGATATGCTATAGAAAAAGATGGAGTTTTTAAAGAGATTGAACCTAGTTTTTTAAATGAATTAAAGGCAAATAGCTATGAAATGCTAGGCTCACTTGCTGGAGTAGCCACGGCTTTACCGCACCCACTAGCTAAAACCGCTGGAGTAGCTGGTAAAATCTTAACTCCTATGGTAGGCTCAGCGGTAGGTAGTGGAGCTGGAGCGATGGCTGATACATACTTAAACAACAAAAGCGTAGGAGAAAATACAACAGCAGAGCAATTAGCAAATTCATTTACAGGTGGAGCAAATAACGATATTTTAGGGGCTGGACTTGCTACAGCACTCACTTCAAAACCCGCTATAAATACCCTAAAAGGAACATTAAAAGTCCCTTTAGAAGTTTTAGACCAAGGCCTTGCTGGAGTTGGTGCTAGGCATATACTAAGCCAAAATATCGGTGGGGCAGAGACCGCACTAAAAGCCAATCTAGGTGGAGAATATGAAGTAAGAAATGCCCTAGATAGTGCCAAGGACGCCTTAGGTGCTGACTTAGATAACTTTGTAAGTAAAGACCTTAAAACCATAAATAAAACAAGCGATAACAGATATATTCAAAAGGGAATAGATATAGCAAATAGTGCTATCAATAAGGCTAATGAAACCCTTAAAGGCTTAAATATAGGCAAAGCAGACGCTGAGCTATTGCTTAGTGCTTTAGGCCACGAAAACGGAGTAAAAAACATACTTGACGCCGTGGTAAATAACCCACAATCCGCACAAAAAATCGCAAAAATAAGCTCAAATCTCAATAAAAGCTTTAGTGATAGCATAAACGAACAATTAGCTAAATTTGAAACCCAAACCCCAAAAGATAGCTTTAAAAATAGCTTTAATCAAGTCAAGCAAGACTACGCAGATACTAAAGATATTTTAATTAAAAACTCAAATTACCAAAGCGATTTTAAGGATTTAAACGACAATCTAGCCACTATCTTAAGTGATACGCAAAACATAAACACAAGGGGCGTTTTTAATGCTTTAAATGGTGGTGGCAATCTAGAAAATCTACTAAATGCTAAAAATGCTATAAACGAGCAATTAAGCTATATAATGAGAGCTGATTTTAAAAGCTCAAGTGATTTTATAAACCAAAAAGCACTAAGCGAAGCTAAAAATCTAATTGATAATGAGATTAACACAGCTTTAAAAAATGATGAGAATTTAATAAATTTATATAAAAGTGCCAATGGTGATTATGCTACTATGAAAAATATAGTTGATAGTAATTTAATGAGCCAAATTAGCCGTGATGGAAAGACAAGCCTAGAAGCCCTTAATGCTATGATAAAAAGCAATGATAACATTAATGGCGTTACTCTAAATGACTTTTTAAGCTCACTAGGAGCCAAAGATAGAGCCATAGCAGAAGCTAATATAATTAAAGGCTTAATGGAAAAAAATAGCGTTAATGGCGTAGTGGATTTTAGAGCTTTAAACCAAAGTTTAAATAGTTTAGATTTTGGGAGTGAATTTGCTAAGGAGCTAAGGAGCCAAATCCTAAATAGACAAGCACTATTAAACAACACTAGCGATATTTTAAACGCTTTAGGCAATAAGGTAGTAAAATCAAAAAGTATGAGCCAAGGTATAAGCACCGACCCACTAAAAAGAGCCGAAACGATGAAAGCTAATCTCATCATAGAAAAAATCAAGCCACTAATCCCAAAATTAGGCAATAACGAAGCTTTAAAACTACATTTAAACAGAGCCATACTAAATGCTAATGGCGACTTTAAACTAGCGATTAAAAATATAGATAATATCCCAGATGGTAACTTGCCAACACCAACAAGAAATCTATTAAATGAGTTTAAAGAAGCAGTTAAAGAGATAGAAAAACAAGTAGTTAAAGCAGACAAAAAGAATTTAAACAATGAGCCGATGGCTGAGACACCCAAATCTCAGCGTAAGCAACAAGTGCTCGGGGTGCGAATGAATACCAGCAAAGAGCATTTTTCATCGGCCAATGCCCAAACTATACCAAACCAAAGCATAAAAGAAGCTGAAACAGTAGCCAAAGACCTAACAGCAGACGCACCTAGTGAGTTATATAAAGCTCATAGAAAAGCACAAAAGGCTAAAGAAGCTCCAAAACCACAAGAGCCAAAAGTTACCACGGCTAAACCAACCACACAAGAGCCACAAGCCAAATCAGAGCCAATGGCAACACAAACAACCAAAACTAAAGAAACAACACAAGAGCCAACCCAAGCAACATTTGACATTCTAAAAATTGATAAAAATATATCAGACGAGCAAGTAGAAACGCTATTAAAAGAGATAGAAGATAAGAATTTAAAAGTAAATTTACCTTTAAGAGATGAAGAGCCACTAGGTAAAGCATTACAAAAAGATGAATTAGGCTACAGCCGAAAAAGTCTTTTAGCACGAGCTTTAAATGAGCAATTCTTAAAAAGACATAAAGGATTTATAGAAAGAGCCAAAAAAACGCAAAGTAAAGCCGAATTTCAAAAGTTTTTAAAAGAGAATAAAGCCGAAGTTGTAGAGTATATAAAAGATATGGTTACAAATACTTTAAGATATATAGACGCTTATGGCGAAGGTTATCACTTCACAAATAAGTCATCACTAAGAAGGGCTAATGATATGATATTAAGCTTAGAGAGTGGTAAAAATTTTTACTTTTATAATAAAGCACCAAATAAGATAACAAACCCAGCCCCAAAATCTAATTATGCGGATAAGTTAGTAGATGGCAACGAAGCTATACAAGGGACTTATAAGCTCAGTGATGAGATAAAACAAGATTTGATTAAATCATTAAGAGAGTTTGTAAGCACTAGGCAAAATTTAGCCGATAATATCGCCGATATGAAATCAAGATGGTGGCACAAAATTAAGGAGCAAGAGAGATTAGCCCCTAGCGTCCTTGAAGGCGATAAAAAAGCAAACAATGGCTATGATGAAAATCTATTAGAAGCCTTAAAACACGAGCATTATCTACTTAATCAATTTGAAAAAATTGTTAAAAGCCCACAAAAAACAAGCTCAGATTTAGAACTTGCCAAAAATTATTATTCATTTTTACAGGGTGATACATATACTAAAAATGCCTTAAATGAGATAAGCCAAGCAAGGCAGTTATTAGAACAAGAGCTAAATATACGCCCTATTAAAGAATTTGGCACTAATTACGCAGAGTTTTATCACGATGGAGCAAACGCTATCAAAAAGCTTTTAACCCAAAGACAAGGGCAAGTGGCTGGAGCGTTTGAGAGAGAAGAGCTAGGCGATATAGATTTAGTATGGGGCGAAGTAACAGATGCTATAAAACATAAGGGCTATGGCTTAGCTCATATCTTAGACAAACGCATTTATCAATATATGCAGCAAGGACTAAGCAAGGAAGAGGCTAAGCAAAAGGCAATTGAACTTATAAATAAATTGCCTGATATAATAAAAAATGGGGAGATAATTAAAAAACCTAACGAAGCTATACAAATTATAACCGATGATACTAAAATAGTGTTAAAATCTAATTATTATGGAGAACCAACAAATAAATGGATAGTTACAGCATATGAAAGATTAGAGAAAGACTTAGATATATCCGCTAAGCCTATTACAAAAGGCACGAATTCGCCTTTAAACTCTAAGATAAATTCTACCCCAAAAGAGATAAAAAGTCAAGACCAAAAAGTAGAGCAAAAAGCAGGGCAATATGCCAAATGGCTATCACAAGCTGATAAGATAGCACCACAAGCACCAGATGAGTTATATAAGGCTTATGATAAGGCTAAAAGAACATAA
- a CDS encoding SU10 major capsid protein: protein MAITSTQFQSPATQRVGLIPSVYDKIILVGANDTPIMSMIGTSVVKGITHSWITDTLKKPSKNAQLEISSFVGDQKSTKQQNTNATQIFTTDIMVSQTMQEVATYGGKELENEVAKATKVHKLDIEYAILGLGRDTLAKVSVLKSPQVREADKPGEMAGLFYYAAKGETAFKDKNGRKEQGNIIAFGSCDNNKWGVGDCVTLTEDVLHQVLQRVWESGATPKDIFIGAELKKALNKMASRQFSNEKFINSSVVSLDTDFGKVNFRLHRFLSKEYGLEDCLIAGDFSYAKMGLLKPTFLSDVSTDKTAIAKRYYTEGCLEVRNADAFAIGVGLKAD from the coding sequence ATGGCGATAACTTCAACACAATTTCAATCACCAGCAACACAAAGAGTTGGGCTAATCCCTAGCGTCTATGATAAGATTATCTTAGTAGGGGCTAATGATACGCCTATAATGTCTATGATAGGCACAAGCGTGGTTAAGGGTATTACGCATTCTTGGATAACTGATACACTTAAAAAGCCTAGCAAAAACGCTCAATTAGAGATAAGCTCATTCGTAGGAGACCAAAAATCTACCAAACAGCAAAACACAAACGCAACGCAGATTTTTACCACTGATATTATGGTAAGCCAAACTATGCAAGAAGTAGCTACATATGGCGGTAAAGAGCTTGAAAACGAAGTAGCAAAGGCTACAAAAGTCCATAAACTAGATATAGAATACGCAATTTTAGGCCTTGGTAGAGATACTTTAGCTAAGGTAAGCGTATTAAAATCCCCACAAGTAAGAGAAGCGGACAAACCTGGAGAGATGGCAGGGCTATTTTATTACGCAGCTAAAGGCGAAACGGCTTTTAAAGACAAAAATGGTAGAAAAGAACAAGGCAATATAATTGCTTTTGGCTCTTGTGATAACAACAAATGGGGCGTTGGGGATTGCGTAACGCTTACTGAAGATGTCCTTCATCAAGTCTTACAAAGAGTTTGGGAGAGTGGAGCTACACCAAAGGATATTTTCATCGGAGCTGAGCTTAAAAAAGCCCTTAATAAAATGGCTTCAAGGCAATTTAGCAATGAGAAGTTTATAAACTCAAGCGTAGTGAGCCTAGATACTGATTTTGGTAAAGTAAATTTCAGACTTCATAGATTTTTAAGCAAAGAGTATGGCCTTGAAGATTGCTTAATCGCTGGGGATTTTAGCTATGCTAAGATGGGACTTTTAAAACCTACATTCTTAAGCGATGTAAGCACAGATAAGACAGCAATAGCAAAACGCTATTATACTGAAGGTTGTCTAGAAGTTAGAAATGCTGATGCCTTTGCTATTGGCGTTGGTCTAAAAGCAGATTAA
- a CDS encoding Panacea domain-containing protein — translation MTTISAIDTAKLTLALLKNSDDDIVEYTSRLKLLKLLYYIQGYHLAMFDAPLFKDKMEAWLHGPVVPSVYQWVKNLTDEKLQNEAMDEKQMGALNLHPQQTKLISEVLNIYNKYSAYGLRDKTHTEMPWLSVYEQGKNNEITQDSLKNFFIPLVEK, via the coding sequence ATGACAACTATATCAGCCATAGATACCGCTAAATTGACTTTAGCATTATTAAAAAATAGTGATGATGATATTGTAGAATACACAAGTAGATTAAAGCTTTTAAAATTGCTTTATTATATTCAAGGCTACCATTTGGCTATGTTTGATGCACCTTTATTTAAGGATAAAATGGAAGCGTGGCTACACGGACCTGTTGTGCCATCGGTTTATCAATGGGTGAAAAATCTAACTGACGAAAAACTACAAAATGAAGCGATGGATGAAAAGCAAATGGGCGCTCTTAATCTCCACCCACAGCAAACTAAACTAATAAGTGAAGTATTAAACATTTACAATAAATATTCAGCCTATGGATTAAGAGATAAAACGCACACAGAGATGCCGTGGCTTAGTGTATATGAACAAGGTAAAAATAACGAAATCACACAAGATAGTTTAAAAAACTTTTTTATACCACTGGTTGAAAAATGA